Proteins from one Pseudomonadota bacterium genomic window:
- a CDS encoding PEP/pyruvate-binding domain-containing protein: MISISSVSTGIKGLDKTLNYLQMGDNVVFQVEDIEDYKKFVNPYVENALEKGRRIVYMRFAKHPPIIEASGKVAIYKLNADIGFESFSTQVHYIIRQEGRDVFYVFDCLSDLLLTWATDLMIGNFFVITCPYLFELNTVAYFSILRNRHSFKTIARIRETTQVLLDVYNYQGTFCVHPIKAWQRYSPTMFLPHIMEEDEFVPILNSVDASNLFSYLNQASATGAERNLDYWDRIFMEAKYILENSKSMSEKQQMVEQLSRVLIGKERRMLSLVKEYFTLEDLIEIKDRLIGTGFIGGKSAGMLLARNILRKDPSVKWSEHLEMHDSFYIGSDIFYSFIVQNGLWRTLMSHKTKESYFESARDLKDKMLKGVFPEEIRERFQLMLEYYGQSPIIVRSSSLLEDAFGNAFAGKYESYFCANQGTPEERYEKFEEAVRKIFASTMNIDALTYRMQRGLDQQDEQMALLVQRVSGSYRKYYFFPELAGVGLSYNTFVWQKGMDPKAGMLRLVFGLGTRAVNRMENDYPRIVALDNPLVKPYAKPEDTGRFSQHYVDALNLEENIFQSLSFTEVLNKDLGARINLIGTRDIDASERMNALGKNMDVWILTFDELLSSTEFPDLMSRMLKRLESIYKYPVDIEFTANFNADGKMQINLLQCRPFQTKGHHKRVKIPDKIEKNKILLKQEGNFMGGSVYENISLIIYIDPQGYSKLQLSEKYSVARLVGKINKTIGNRDKMPTILFGPGRWGTTTPAMGVPVTFSEINNIAAIAEIAYTEGSLIPDLSFGTHFFQDMVEMNIFYMAIYPEQEKVIFNMLTMESTSNLLEEFAPEDRQYVDVVRIYDVREKNLILLSDIVAQEMVCYFD; the protein is encoded by the coding sequence ATGATTTCGATATCCAGTGTCAGCACAGGCATTAAAGGATTGGACAAAACTCTTAATTACCTGCAAATGGGTGATAATGTTGTCTTTCAGGTCGAAGATATTGAAGACTACAAAAAATTTGTCAATCCCTACGTAGAAAATGCCTTGGAAAAAGGGCGGCGTATTGTTTATATGCGCTTCGCTAAACACCCGCCAATCATAGAGGCCAGCGGCAAAGTAGCAATTTACAAACTCAACGCCGATATCGGTTTTGAATCCTTTTCCACGCAGGTTCATTATATCATCCGGCAGGAAGGACGTGATGTTTTTTATGTGTTCGATTGCCTGTCGGATCTGCTTCTGACCTGGGCTACCGATCTGATGATCGGCAACTTCTTTGTGATTACCTGCCCCTATCTTTTCGAGTTAAACACTGTCGCTTATTTTTCCATCCTGCGTAACCGACATTCTTTTAAAACAATCGCCCGCATAAGAGAAACTACACAGGTACTGCTGGATGTTTATAATTATCAGGGTACATTTTGTGTCCACCCTATTAAAGCTTGGCAGCGTTATTCCCCGACGATGTTTCTTCCGCACATTATGGAAGAAGACGAATTTGTCCCCATCCTGAACAGCGTTGATGCCTCGAATTTATTTTCCTATCTTAATCAGGCAAGCGCCACCGGTGCCGAAAGAAATCTGGACTATTGGGACCGCATATTCATGGAGGCAAAATATATACTGGAAAATTCAAAGAGCATGTCGGAAAAACAACAAATGGTGGAACAACTCTCCCGCGTGTTGATCGGCAAGGAAAGAAGAATGCTGTCCCTGGTAAAAGAATATTTTACGCTGGAAGATCTTATCGAAATCAAAGATCGGCTTATAGGAACTGGTTTCATCGGCGGTAAATCCGCGGGCATGCTGCTGGCACGCAATATTCTGCGCAAAGACCCTTCTGTAAAATGGTCGGAGCATCTGGAAATGCACGACTCGTTTTATATAGGTTCTGATATCTTTTATTCCTTCATCGTTCAAAACGGCTTGTGGAGAACGCTGATGTCCCATAAAACAAAGGAAAGCTATTTTGAGAGCGCACGGGATTTGAAAGACAAAATGTTAAAAGGGGTTTTCCCGGAAGAAATTCGGGAACGTTTTCAATTAATGCTTGAATATTATGGACAGTCGCCGATCATTGTGCGCTCCAGCAGTCTTCTGGAAGACGCTTTTGGCAATGCTTTTGCCGGAAAATACGAAAGTTATTTCTGTGCCAATCAGGGGACACCGGAGGAACGTTATGAAAAGTTCGAGGAAGCGGTTAGAAAAATCTTTGCCAGCACAATGAATATAGACGCCCTCACTTACCGTATGCAGAGGGGGTTGGACCAACAGGATGAACAAATGGCCCTGCTGGTGCAGCGGGTTTCCGGTTCTTACCGCAAATACTATTTCTTTCCCGAGCTGGCCGGTGTCGGTTTGTCTTATAATACCTTTGTCTGGCAAAAAGGCATGGATCCCAAAGCTGGAATGCTCAGGCTTGTTTTCGGATTGGGTACAAGAGCCGTAAACCGCATGGAAAATGATTATCCACGTATCGTAGCTCTGGATAATCCCTTGGTTAAACCCTACGCCAAACCGGAAGATACAGGACGTTTTTCCCAGCATTATGTTGATGCTTTAAATCTGGAGGAAAATATTTTTCAATCCTTATCATTTACTGAGGTGCTCAATAAAGATCTGGGAGCGCGCATAAACCTTATAGGCACCCGTGATATTGATGCTAGTGAGCGGATGAACGCTTTAGGCAAAAACATGGATGTGTGGATACTTACCTTTGACGAGCTGCTTTCGTCAACGGAATTCCCCGATCTTATGTCCAGGATGCTCAAACGGTTGGAATCAATTTATAAATATCCGGTAGATATTGAATTTACAGCAAACTTCAACGCGGATGGGAAAATGCAAATCAATCTGCTGCAATGCCGGCCTTTTCAGACGAAAGGTCACCATAAACGTGTGAAGATTCCCGATAAGATCGAGAAAAATAAAATATTGTTGAAGCAGGAAGGCAACTTTATGGGAGGCAGTGTTTACGAGAATATTTCGCTAATCATTTACATTGACCCACAAGGTTATTCCAAACTCCAGCTTTCGGAAAAATATAGTGTTGCCCGATTGGTGGGAAAAATCAACAAGACTATTGGTAATCGAGATAAAATGCCGACAATTCTTTTCGGTCCCGGCCGCTGGGGTACAACAACACCGGCAATGGGCGTGCCGGTTACTTTTTCCGAAATCAATAATATAGCGGCCATTGCGGAAATAGCGTATACAGAAGGAAGTTTGATTCCCGATCTGTCTTTCGGCACCCATTTTTTTCAGGATATGGTAGAGATGAACATCTTTTACATGGCTATCTATCCGGAACAGGAAAAAGTTATCTTCAATATGCTCACAATGGAATCAACGAGCAATCTCCTGGAAGAGTTTGCGCCGGAGGATCGCCAATATGTTGATGTCGTTCGCATCTACGATGTTCGGGAAAAGAATTTAATATTACTTTCCGATATTGTGGCGCAGGAAATGGTCTGCTACTTCGATTAA
- a CDS encoding FAD-binding protein: MELAEEFKKIAGDIKIIDKEEEKEMYSHDIGDVPTIMTKTFFQIQPDFVVQPKSVDEIKKVLEFANEKKVPVIPRGAASWGFGGVIPTNAGIVIDLSPFRKILYLNNAQKTITVEAGARWSDIDILAKKEDLCLMTYPSSKFSTVAGWIATGGYGINSFRYGHLANQIVSMTVITPSGESKKITPNDPEFEYFVSTEGEFGIIVEVNLKLRDVPQASYPHLFYFERDRDAFLFIQKFIKSGQAGDLKPNVIRFLDENHINDINEIMHSKVFKKSAGVLIEFSSPEEDNKFLSIIEPGDYVEEAPRYVASYLWNERLFGMKTKRLGPTILASESIIPIDSAAGFIEKAKNLGANFGVEIFIDSYIIDSKMALIMTNFLCDSRKFKYYIDLPLTMMLTKTAISMGAEPYGLGIWNAGFINYLYKSEKKQELLAYKAKVDPNNIMNPGKFFGIKSKFFNIPAVVFRPSIFSFSIEILILLSPVIGKIATLLLGKLKKVDSLNFELTTHACAKCGNCIAVCPAYLVTGNEEMTAKGKIALAKKLIEGRPVTKEEAESVFMCMHCKACEEICQTNLELMLLWDALEKRIEGTFGRPEEKINEFLKRVDDSKDYWEMVDRNN, translated from the coding sequence ATGGAACTGGCAGAAGAATTCAAAAAAATAGCGGGCGATATAAAGATTATCGACAAAGAAGAAGAAAAAGAAATGTACAGCCATGATATAGGCGATGTTCCTACGATCATGACCAAAACATTTTTTCAAATACAACCTGATTTTGTCGTCCAGCCTAAAAGCGTTGATGAGATAAAGAAAGTGCTGGAATTTGCTAATGAGAAGAAAGTGCCGGTTATTCCGAGAGGTGCCGCATCATGGGGATTCGGGGGTGTAATTCCGACAAATGCGGGCATAGTCATTGATCTATCACCGTTTAGAAAAATCCTCTATCTCAACAACGCACAAAAAACCATAACTGTGGAAGCAGGGGCAAGATGGAGCGATATTGACATTCTGGCTAAAAAAGAAGACTTGTGCCTTATGACATATCCGTCAAGCAAGTTTTCCACGGTTGCCGGTTGGATTGCCACGGGCGGTTACGGCATCAATAGTTTTCGCTATGGCCACTTAGCCAACCAGATAGTATCAATGACAGTTATAACACCGTCCGGCGAATCCAAAAAGATTACCCCCAATGATCCGGAGTTTGAGTACTTCGTTTCCACAGAAGGTGAATTTGGAATTATTGTTGAAGTAAACCTTAAATTACGTGATGTTCCACAGGCCTCCTATCCACATCTGTTTTATTTTGAAAGGGACAGAGATGCTTTCCTGTTCATTCAAAAATTCATCAAATCAGGGCAGGCAGGCGATCTGAAACCCAATGTAATCCGTTTTCTTGATGAAAATCACATTAATGACATCAATGAAATCATGCATTCGAAGGTATTTAAAAAGAGTGCAGGAGTGTTAATAGAATTCAGTAGCCCTGAAGAAGATAATAAGTTTTTGTCAATTATAGAGCCAGGTGATTACGTCGAAGAAGCGCCTCGCTATGTTGCCAGTTATTTATGGAATGAGCGGCTTTTCGGCATGAAGACAAAACGCCTCGGTCCGACAATTCTGGCCAGCGAAAGTATTATACCCATAGATTCGGCTGCGGGATTTATTGAAAAAGCAAAAAACCTGGGTGCTAATTTTGGCGTGGAAATATTCATTGATTCTTACATCATTGATTCCAAAATGGCTCTGATCATGACCAATTTCCTTTGCGATTCAAGGAAGTTTAAATATTACATTGACTTGCCCTTGACAATGATGCTTACCAAAACAGCAATCTCCATGGGAGCAGAACCATATGGATTGGGTATTTGGAATGCGGGGTTTATCAATTATCTGTATAAAAGTGAAAAGAAGCAAGAACTTCTGGCCTACAAAGCAAAAGTTGATCCGAATAATATCATGAATCCAGGCAAGTTTTTTGGAATTAAATCAAAGTTCTTCAATATTCCGGCTGTTGTTTTCCGTCCATCCATTTTCAGTTTTTCCATAGAGATATTGATTCTGCTGTCACCTGTGATCGGGAAAATTGCAACACTGCTTCTGGGCAAATTGAAGAAAGTCGACAGTCTCAATTTTGAGCTTACTACTCATGCCTGCGCCAAGTGTGGAAACTGTATTGCAGTTTGTCCGGCATATCTTGTCACCGGAAATGAAGAAATGACCGCAAAAGGAAAGATTGCTCTGGCTAAAAAGCTCATTGAAGGCCGGCCGGTAACTAAAGAAGAAGCTGAAAGTGTGTTTATGTGCATGCATTGCAAGGCCTGCGAGGAGATTTGTCAAACTAATCTCGAACTGATGCTGCTCTGGGATGCACTGGAAAAAAGAATCGAGGGAACATTTGGCCGACCCGAAGAAAAAATCAATGAATTTCTTAAACGGGTTGATGACAGCAAGGATTACTGGGAGATGGTGGATAGAAATAACTGA
- a CDS encoding glutamate synthase-related protein, producing the protein MKPPTVIIKKMPSRFKHQVPKYKVTRSDACINCGTCAKSCPYGVHERLEGHNKTSAPIDYRCIGFECKNNDFYCVNKCPRGALTISLNPMYETLGDYRWTADMITGTWIMAETGYPPARKDLEYNTGNSGGGFDKLRLKFPSGRPKIDKFEISTEIPLNRRNDGRANIIISTPVYGGGMSFGSVSLPTMVSKARNAAIWNTFTCTGEGGYPELLQPYNDHVITQVATGLFGVREETIQRVKIVEFKYAQGAKPGLGGHLLGEKNTESVARMREAVKGTSLFSPFPFHSVYSIEDHKKHIDWIKGINPHALISVKVSTPNDVDMVAVGSYYAGAHIIHIDGGYGGTGAAPDIAKKNIAMPIEYAITKVHNFLKDEGARDAMTLIASGGIRTAHDLAKAICLGADGAVIGTAELVSLECVRCGNCESGRGCARGIASTDSELADLFNEEWATQRLTNMYHAWNVQLVEILQKFGMKSVRELVGRTDLLEHIDYSK; encoded by the coding sequence ATGAAACCACCAACTGTAATAATTAAAAAAATGCCGTCTCGATTCAAACACCAGGTGCCCAAATACAAAGTCACCAGATCCGACGCCTGCATTAACTGTGGCACTTGTGCCAAATCATGCCCTTACGGAGTGCACGAAAGACTGGAAGGGCACAATAAAACGAGTGCGCCCATAGACTATAGGTGTATTGGCTTTGAATGCAAAAATAACGATTTTTATTGCGTTAATAAATGTCCGCGCGGCGCATTGACTATATCGCTTAATCCAATGTATGAAACGTTGGGTGACTACCGATGGACAGCGGATATGATTACCGGAACTTGGATAATGGCGGAAACAGGATATCCACCAGCGCGAAAGGATTTGGAATATAATACCGGCAATTCCGGCGGCGGGTTCGACAAACTGCGTCTCAAATTTCCCTCCGGAAGGCCGAAAATTGATAAGTTCGAAATATCAACGGAAATTCCCTTAAACAGAAGAAATGACGGCCGTGCCAATATCATCATTTCCACACCTGTCTATGGAGGGGGAATGTCCTTTGGTTCGGTAAGTCTGCCCACCATGGTTTCCAAGGCACGTAACGCCGCCATATGGAATACCTTTACCTGCACCGGCGAGGGAGGTTACCCGGAGTTGCTGCAACCTTATAATGACCACGTCATCACTCAGGTGGCTACAGGTTTGTTCGGAGTGCGCGAAGAAACGATACAACGGGTAAAAATTGTGGAATTTAAATACGCACAGGGCGCTAAACCTGGCCTTGGCGGTCATCTACTGGGTGAAAAAAATACGGAAAGCGTTGCCCGGATGCGGGAAGCGGTCAAAGGCACCTCCTTGTTTTCACCTTTCCCATTTCATTCGGTGTATTCCATCGAAGATCACAAGAAACATATTGACTGGATCAAGGGAATCAATCCCCATGCGCTTATTTCCGTCAAGGTTTCGACACCCAATGACGTGGATATGGTTGCGGTCGGTTCTTATTATGCCGGCGCCCATATAATACATATCGACGGTGGATATGGCGGCACAGGCGCAGCGCCGGATATTGCCAAAAAAAACATCGCTATGCCCATAGAATATGCAATAACTAAAGTTCACAACTTCTTAAAGGATGAAGGAGCCAGGGATGCAATGACACTTATTGCCTCAGGCGGCATACGAACTGCTCATGATCTGGCCAAAGCCATTTGCCTGGGTGCTGATGGCGCAGTTATCGGCACAGCAGAACTGGTTTCTTTGGAATGTGTCCGCTGTGGAAACTGCGAATCTGGACGCGGCTGTGCCCGCGGTATCGCCTCCACGGATTCTGAGCTCGCTGATTTGTTTAATGAAGAATGGGCAACACAGCGTTTGACAAATATGTATCACGCCTGGAATGTCCAGCTTGTGGAAATACTGCAGAAGTTCGGGATGAAGAGTGTAAGAGAACTTGTAGGCAGGACGGATTTGTTGGAACATATAGATTACAGTAAATAA
- a CDS encoding glutamate synthase: MDNVERIIISRAEICRQTPPLSLNTEEEGGCGVTGFICSIPVTGKNIFEPSVQMHNRGNGKGGGIGAVGFIPEAMGVSKQVLQDDYMLHIALLDVSVCTEIENQYIKPYFKIDKSEKLATINDHRSIGLDVRPPDVMRYFVRVKDDVLDKFISDNKFSSMDRRDAEDEFVYQNSFKINTHYYASLGEKKAFVMSHGRNMMILKIVGYAENVVKYYKLEDFKAHVWLAHQRYPTRGRVWHPGGCHPFSALNEALVHNGDFANYQAVNEYLKQRNYYPLFLTDTEEAALLLDLWSRVYKYPLEYLIEAMAPTSEMDFDMLPAEKKVLYKAIQTHHVGASPDGPWFFIIARNDIENDQFQLIGITDTAMLRPQVFALQEGEVQVGLICSEKQAIDATLISLEREDSRFGPIADKYWNARGGSYTDGGSFIFSLKDTAEGMKLICTDKFGKVIKTPKGKTTCDLAKKITATEEYKSISDKLAALFAESDYSAAVNKLFTYVKDNMGNFNPDKLMFCVEAIKGYSLKNDDCKQAAISALALLNDRRFNTDSIKRSSLQHVLKLTLDEIFDTSPMITEISNSRFVRINFASRDQLRTPKDNEKVLIVDAEQFEPEGDKCDAVMIVKAFKLGWKHFIIYKYRGQRFTGCGFGPATKDVRIDIYGASGDYIASGIDGMEIYIHGNAQDQLCQIMKEGKLVVFGDVGQTFMYGAKGGDAYIMGNAAGRPLINAVGRPRVVINGTALDYLAESFMAGDPLNGGGFVILNGIGFDDEDGSVCEYDTPYPGSNIFSLASGGAIYVRDPHEKLVDEQLNGGEFVEITNADWNLIEPYLEENERLFGIAIERLLTVDGNKKTPKEVYRKIRPLKAADIQEEDDGLEE, from the coding sequence ATGGACAATGTTGAAAGAATAATCATATCACGCGCTGAAATTTGCAGGCAGACACCGCCTTTGAGTTTAAACACTGAAGAAGAAGGCGGCTGCGGCGTAACAGGATTTATATGTTCTATTCCTGTAACGGGAAAGAACATCTTCGAGCCGTCAGTCCAAATGCACAACAGAGGCAACGGGAAAGGTGGAGGCATCGGAGCTGTCGGGTTTATTCCCGAAGCGATGGGTGTATCCAAACAAGTGCTTCAAGATGATTACATGTTACATATCGCTCTTTTGGATGTAAGCGTTTGTACTGAAATAGAAAATCAATACATCAAACCGTACTTTAAAATAGATAAGTCGGAAAAGCTCGCCACCATTAATGATCATCGCAGTATCGGTCTGGATGTACGGCCTCCGGATGTAATGCGCTATTTTGTGCGCGTTAAGGATGATGTCCTCGATAAGTTCATTTCCGATAACAAATTTTCTTCCATGGACCGGCGTGACGCCGAGGATGAGTTTGTCTATCAGAATAGTTTTAAGATTAACACCCACTATTACGCGTCTCTTGGTGAGAAAAAGGCTTTTGTCATGTCGCATGGCAGGAATATGATGATCCTGAAAATCGTAGGATATGCGGAAAACGTTGTCAAATACTATAAACTGGAAGACTTCAAAGCTCATGTATGGCTGGCTCACCAGCGCTATCCGACGCGCGGACGTGTCTGGCACCCGGGCGGATGCCATCCGTTCAGCGCGCTAAATGAAGCACTGGTGCATAACGGCGACTTTGCCAATTATCAGGCTGTTAATGAATATCTCAAACAGCGCAACTATTACCCTCTGTTTCTGACAGATACAGAAGAAGCAGCGCTGTTGCTGGATTTATGGAGCAGAGTATATAAATATCCGTTGGAATATCTTATTGAAGCCATGGCGCCGACTTCTGAAATGGACTTTGATATGCTGCCTGCTGAAAAAAAGGTGCTGTATAAAGCCATTCAAACCCATCATGTAGGCGCATCACCTGATGGACCGTGGTTTTTTATCATAGCGAGAAACGATATTGAAAACGATCAGTTTCAGCTCATCGGTATTACCGATACCGCCATGCTGCGTCCGCAGGTTTTCGCCCTGCAGGAGGGAGAAGTCCAGGTTGGTCTCATTTGTTCGGAAAAACAGGCCATTGATGCGACTTTAATCTCTCTGGAGCGGGAAGATTCTCGCTTCGGGCCTATTGCCGATAAATATTGGAATGCCCGCGGCGGTAGCTATACAGATGGCGGCTCATTTATTTTTAGCCTGAAAGATACCGCGGAGGGTATGAAACTAATTTGTACCGATAAATTCGGCAAGGTGATTAAAACTCCAAAAGGCAAAACCACCTGTGATTTAGCTAAAAAGATAACGGCTACAGAAGAATACAAGTCCATATCAGATAAGCTTGCTGCTTTGTTTGCCGAAAGTGATTATTCAGCCGCTGTCAATAAATTGTTTACATATGTAAAGGATAACATGGGCAACTTTAATCCCGATAAGCTCATGTTTTGCGTTGAAGCAATCAAGGGCTATTCCCTGAAAAATGATGATTGCAAGCAAGCAGCCATCAGCGCGTTAGCTCTTTTGAATGATCGTAGATTCAATACTGATTCGATAAAAAGAAGTTCGTTACAGCATGTTCTGAAATTAACGCTGGATGAGATTTTCGACACATCGCCAATGATCACCGAAATATCAAATTCACGGTTTGTTCGGATTAATTTTGCCAGCCGTGACCAGCTTCGCACGCCAAAGGACAATGAGAAAGTCCTTATTGTTGATGCCGAACAGTTTGAACCTGAAGGCGATAAGTGCGATGCCGTAATGATTGTAAAGGCCTTTAAACTTGGCTGGAAGCATTTCATTATTTATAAATATCGCGGCCAGAGGTTTACCGGTTGTGGTTTTGGCCCAGCCACAAAAGATGTGAGAATTGATATTTATGGGGCGTCGGGCGATTATATCGCTTCCGGTATTGACGGAATGGAAATTTATATTCACGGCAATGCTCAGGATCAACTCTGCCAGATTATGAAAGAGGGAAAACTCGTGGTATTCGGCGATGTCGGCCAGACATTTATGTACGGGGCCAAAGGAGGCGACGCTTATATAATGGGTAACGCGGCGGGCAGGCCTTTAATTAACGCTGTGGGAAGGCCACGGGTGGTTATAAATGGAACGGCGCTGGATTATCTTGCCGAATCCTTTATGGCCGGCGATCCGCTCAATGGCGGTGGTTTTGTAATTCTCAACGGCATCGGTTTTGACGATGAGGACGGTTCGGTTTGTGAATACGATACACCCTATCCCGGTTCGAATATATTTTCTCTGGCTTCCGGCGGCGCGATTTATGTCCGAGATCCGCACGAAAAACTTGTTGATGAACAACTCAATGGGGGAGAGTTTGTCGAGATTACAAATGCGGATTGGAATCTGATAGAACCTTATCTGGAAGAAAACGAAAGACTTTTCGGTATTGCTATAGAAAGGCTTCTCACGGTTGACGGAAATAAAAAAACTCCGAAGGAAGTCTACCGAAAAATAAGGCCTCTAAAAGCAGCTGATATCCAAGAAGAAGATGATGGTTTAGAAGAGTAA
- a CDS encoding glutamate synthase-related protein, protein MFITLWKQSEDGKVPVTGAGYRGPFTGPGFDSMWTDMSEIVRPTRDGIHGREYISTSVELGRKLNHLTFDENGKLLSKIHNTIDIPIPIIFDFPQVNFSPNVKIAITRAAAELNTFVVLSADDITADIKKHIKNIIPLISYKEIDKHQALIKSIRMVAIDYDDEVLSTLPALQDKIKKINDVLTIVRVPATKVVETTVSRLAQNGAEIIHVVADYRGMENNETPAENRRLAKDIIRAVHLKLVEERIRDEVTIIFSGGIAMAEHVPKAMLCGADLTAIDLPLLIALGARLYEEPEKIILFPEGLEKITKRIVTQRIINLIGAWHSQLLEVMGAMGIREARRLRGETGRAIFFEEIDNDTFGKLFKKRETANL, encoded by the coding sequence ATGTTTATAACTTTATGGAAACAGTCTGAGGACGGCAAGGTTCCTGTTACCGGTGCCGGCTACCGTGGCCCCTTTACCGGACCGGGGTTTGACAGCATGTGGACCGACATGTCGGAAATTGTCCGCCCGACACGCGACGGAATTCATGGACGGGAATACATCAGCACATCCGTTGAACTGGGACGAAAACTCAATCACCTGACGTTTGACGAAAATGGCAAATTGCTTTCGAAAATTCATAATACCATTGATATTCCTATTCCCATCATCTTTGATTTCCCTCAAGTAAATTTTAGTCCGAATGTAAAAATCGCCATAACCAGAGCAGCTGCGGAGTTGAATACTTTTGTCGTATTGTCCGCGGATGATATTACGGCAGATATAAAGAAACACATAAAAAACATCATCCCGTTAATTTCCTACAAAGAGATTGACAAGCATCAGGCATTGATCAAGAGTATTAGAATGGTGGCGATTGATTATGACGATGAAGTTTTAAGCACTTTACCTGCACTGCAGGATAAAATTAAGAAAATAAATGATGTGCTTACTATCGTTCGAGTTCCCGCAACAAAGGTCGTTGAAACCACTGTTTCCAGGCTGGCGCAAAATGGCGCGGAAATCATCCACGTCGTGGCCGATTATCGCGGCATGGAAAATAATGAAACTCCTGCTGAAAACCGGCGGCTGGCCAAGGATATTATCCGAGCCGTACATCTGAAACTGGTTGAGGAAAGAATTCGCGATGAGGTTACAATTATTTTCTCTGGCGGAATAGCCATGGCCGAGCATGTGCCGAAGGCAATGCTCTGCGGTGCGGATTTGACTGCGATAGATTTACCGCTGCTTATTGCACTGGGCGCCAGGTTGTATGAAGAACCGGAAAAGATTATACTGTTCCCTGAAGGATTGGAAAAAATTACTAAGCGAATTGTAACGCAAAGAATTATCAACCTCATTGGCGCATGGCATTCTCAGCTTCTTGAGGTTATGGGCGCAATGGGCATCCGTGAAGCGCGTCGTCTGCGCGGTGAAACCGGAAGAGCCATCTTCTTTGAAGAAATTGATAATGACACTTTTGGAAAACTATTTAAAAAAAGAGAAACTGCAAACCTATGA
- a CDS encoding D-glycerate dehydrogenase: protein MKPKVYITRKIPEQGIKLIAEFCDIFIQPGGEPPDEKEIIRNVGNKDAILCLLSDRINKNIINAAPVLKVISTMSAGFEHIDVSEATNQGIYIGYTPGVLTDATADLAFTLLLSVSRRIVEADRFVREINWKIAWSPELLLGQSVRGCTIGIIGLGRIGKGMAKRAQGFNMNVIYNSTTRLSSEEEKELGVEYRSLDDLLIESDFVSLHIPLTKETYHIIDEKRLGLMKTDAILINTSRGSVINEAALIKVLKENRIAGAGLDVFEKEPLDADNPLLKMNNVILLPHIGSANKKTRGKMSEIAADNLLAVLKGQQPLFWLNPEVEKIKSLTDMKMI, encoded by the coding sequence ATGAAACCTAAAGTATATATTACGAGGAAAATCCCTGAACAAGGTATCAAACTTATAGCTGAATTTTGTGACATTTTCATTCAGCCAGGCGGAGAACCACCGGATGAAAAAGAAATTATCAGAAATGTCGGAAACAAGGATGCAATTCTATGTCTGCTTTCGGACAGGATTAATAAAAATATCATAAATGCTGCCCCGGTGCTGAAGGTAATCAGCACAATGAGTGCAGGTTTTGAGCATATAGACGTGAGTGAAGCTACAAATCAAGGTATATATATAGGTTATACCCCGGGTGTCCTTACTGATGCAACTGCCGATCTTGCCTTTACCCTCCTGCTGAGTGTATCCAGAAGAATAGTAGAGGCAGACAGATTTGTCCGCGAAATTAACTGGAAAATTGCCTGGTCGCCTGAATTACTGCTTGGGCAAAGTGTCCGGGGATGCACAATCGGGATTATAGGTCTTGGAAGAATAGGCAAGGGGATGGCAAAGAGGGCTCAGGGTTTCAATATGAATGTTATTTACAACAGCACAACCAGACTTTCATCCGAAGAGGAAAAGGAACTGGGTGTTGAATACAGGTCTCTTGACGACCTACTTATAGAATCGGACTTCGTTAGCCTGCACATCCCCCTTACAAAAGAAACGTATCATATAATAGATGAAAAACGACTCGGATTAATGAAAACGGACGCCATTCTGATTAATACATCGAGAGGATCTGTGATAAATGAGGCAGCACTTATAAAAGTTTTAAAAGAAAACCGGATTGCCGGAGCAGGTCTTGATGTGTTTGAAAAAGAACCTCTTGATGCAGATAATCCCCTTCTTAAGATGAACAATGTCATACTCCTGCCTCATATAGGTAGTGCGAATAAGAAAACACGGGGAAAAATGTCGGAAATTGCCGCCGACAATTTGCTGGCAGTATTAAAGGGGCAGCAGCCGCTTTTCTGGCTTAACCCCGAAGTAGAAAAGATAAAATCTTTGACGGATATGAAAATGATCTAA